The DNA region CGTCCACCAGTGGTACGCGCTCGTCCCGCTCCTCGGCGGGCTCGGCGTCGTCGCCGCGGGCGTCTTCCTGCGACGCAGCGACTACGCCGTCGGCGTCGGCCGGCTCCTCACCGTCGTCTTCTTCGGACTGGTCGTCGCCGCGTTCGGCGCGGTCGCGCTCGTCCAGCTCTCGCCCGTGCTCTCCCTCAACGTGAGCCAGCGACCGCTCACGTCCGAGACGCTCACGGCGTTCCGCCTCATCGCCGGCGTCGCCGTCATCGCCGGGAGTTTCGCTGTCGGCCGCCTCCGCTGGCCGGAGCGACCGCGCTACGCCGTCCTCGGCGTCCTCCTCGGCGCGTGGGTCGTCTACCCCGCCGCCTTCGACAACCTCGGCCTCCAATCCTCGGTGAATCCCGCGGGCTACGTCCTCTTCGCGAGCGTGCTCGCCGGCGTCGCCTACATCGCCTACCGGGACGCGCGCCACGCGCTCGCCGCGCTCGCCGCGGACCCGCTCGCGCGACGCTTCGGCGTCGCCGTCGGCCTCCTCGCCGCCGTCTTCTTCATGTTCTCTGCGGGCATCCTCATCATCTTCCCCGACCCCACTGGAAACATCTCGTGGGCGCACTCCTTCGTCCGCGTCCTCCCGGTCAAAGACCCGCTCGTCTACTGGCCCGCCGTCGAGTTCTGGTTCCCCAGCCTCCCCCTCACCGGCTACCTCTCTCTCGGCATGATGGCGCTCGTCCTCTCGCTCGCCGCGCTCGTCGGCGTCAACGCCGCCATCGTCGCCTACCAGTGGCACTGCCGGGACGACGCCGGATTCAACGGCGCGGCCGGCGCGGCCGCCATCGCCGCGCCGAACGCCTGCTGTTGTTGCGGCCCCGTCCTCTCCCAGCTCGCCGTCGTCGCCCTCGGCCCCACGGCCGCGATGCCCTTCTACTGGCTCTTCATCGACGTCTCCTCGCCCTTCGGCGTGCTCTTCTTCGCCGCGAGCTTCGCGCTCCTCCTCGGGAACCTCGTCCGCTTCGCGAACGCCGTCACGCCCACCGTCGCCGACGCCGCACCGAACGCCGCGGACGCGCCAGCCTGAGTCGAAACCCGCGGGCGTCGCCTCCTCACCAACCACTATGCGCGTTCTCGTCGACGTGCCGGTATGGACGTGCTCCTGCTAGGTGCGAGCGGCCGAATCGGCGTACGAACTGCCAGCGAACTCACCGCGCGCGACCACTCCGTCACGGGCGTCTCTCGAAGCGGAACCATCGACGGCGTCGACGACGAGGAGGTCGTTCCCATCGCCGGCGACGCCACGAGCGCGAGCGACATCGCGAAGCTCGCCACCGCGCACGACGCCGTCGTGTCGACGCTCGGCCCGAGCGGCGACGAGAACCCCGACGTCCTCGTCGAGATGATGAACGCCGTCATCGACGGTCTCCGCACCGCGTCAGTCGACCGACTCGTCTGGACGGGCGGCGCAGGCGGCCTCAACGTCGCCCCCGAAACCAAACTCGTCGACACCGACGAGTTCCCCGAGGAGTGGGAGCCGCTCGCGCGCGCCGCCATCGACGCCTACGGCGTCCTCGAAGACGCCGACGACCTCCGGTGGACGTATCTCGCGCCCGCCGCGGTCATCGAGCCCGGCGAACGCACCGGCGACTACCGCACGAACGAAGGCGAACTCGTCACCGACGACGACGGCGACAGCTACGTCTCCATGGAGGACTTCGCCATCGCGCTCGCCGACGAACTCGAAACCGGCGACGCCATCCACACGTACACCGGCGTCGGCTACTGACCGCGCGCTACAGCCCTTCCACGGGAACGCGAAACCACACGCTGAACCACGAGCCCGTGACGAGCGAGAGAGCGCGGTCGACTACTCCGTCTGCGTCTCGGTGAGACCTTGGAGGTCGTACTCGTTCCCGGTGGCGACTTCGAGGAGGTCTTCGAGGAAGCCCGCGAGCTCGGGGAGAACGCGGACGAGGCCGAGCGTGATGGCGACGAGAACGACGAGTGAGAGCGACTGGGCGATGATGCGGTCGGCGACGATGTAGGAGACCATGTACTGGTCGACGCCGAAGACCGGGCGGATGAGAGCCTGGAAGAACGGCCCGGCGAACCACTGCTCGCCGTTCGAGAGCGCGATGAACGCGACGCGGAGGACGTTCAGCGCGTAGATGATGGGGATGGCGACGCCGAACGCGATGGCGCGGCGGCGGAGCGGCGCGTCGACGGCCGCGATGAGCCCCGTCACCACCGCCATACTCCCGACGCCCGTGCACGCGAGGAGCACCGTCGTCACGTAGCGCTGCTCGGGCGTCACCATCAGGAAGCTATCGTTCGGGATGTTGTACGTGATGATCTCGGGGTCGTAGCCGAGCGTGTGCAGGATCCAGTCGACGTGCGCGACGATGGCGTGCACGCCGACGACGTGCAGGTAGCGTACCGTCAGGAAGGGCAGGTAGACGATACCCATGACCGCGATCGCCTTCTGCAGCGTCGCCATCCCGTTCCGGCCGTTGTACGCGAGGTACGCCGCGTAGAGACAGCCCGGAACGGCGAGCGCGCTCAACACGCCCTCGATGGGCGACGCCTGCACGAACGCGAAATGGTCGATCAGCAGGCCCCAGAACACCGCGAAGGACGCCCAGGCCGCAACCGACACGTAGCGAGCGACCGCCTCACGTCGACCCGCGAGCACCACCGAACCCACGAACAACGCGATGACGACCCACGCGAGCCGGTCAGTCAACGCGAGAGACATTGCCCGATTCTTCGCGCCGTACCCGGAAAGCGATGACGGTCACCGCCCGATCGGCGTCGACACTGTCGGCGCACGGAACGCCACCGCCTCATTCCCTGAATGTCCCGTCGAATTCGGCGACGTCCTCGGCCGATTCAGCGCATCCGACACCGAATCGCCGATACGGACGCTGGAGTCGACAGCGAGCGATACAGGAGTAACGGACCGTGGGACGCCGAACCCGTGAACTCGAACCAGCCCGTCTCTCATCACGACGACACTCGGGCCTCTGCCGAAGCCAAGCGGTGTCGTGTCTACTGCCGCCGTCCGATAAGCATGACGAGTACGAGTGCCATTAGGCCTGCTGTAACCTCGAAACCGGGTGTCGTCGTGCTCGTGGTCGTATCACTCGTGGTTGTATCCCTCGTGGTCTCGGTCGACGTCGACGTTGTCTCCGCTTCCTCCGTGGTGCTCTCGTTCGCCAGACTCACAGCCGTCTCATTGGGCGTCTGTTTCGTTCCGTTCGCAGTGAAGTTTACCGTTCCCACGCTCTGATTCGTCACGTTCACCGTCTGATTCGTCGCATTCACCGTCTGATTCGTCGCGTTCACCGTCAGATTGGTGGTCGTCGTTTGATCGCTATGATGGCTGGAGCTGCCGCTATTTCCGTTACCGTGGTCGTCTTCCTCGTTTCCGTCCGTCGAATCGGTCTCGGTTCCATCACCCCACGACTCAGGATGGAGAGCCTTCGCGAGGGTCGTAATCGGCTGAACGACGCGGGGTGCAGGCTGGTTCAAATAGTTGTTATCGAGAACCACAACGTTCCCGTTCTTCACCGCGTCAGTGCTGTTGTACGCCGAAGTTTTCGGAACAGACGGATTCTGACTATTCCGTACGATCCACTCGGGGTTCTGCTGAACAATGACCTCACTACTAATCTCCTTGTATCCAGTGATTCCTGCCTCAGCGGCGACGTTCGTCCCGCCAGCGAGCGTGATGATGTTATCGATGAACGTCTCGCTCCCGGCAGTGTACCCGTAGAAGGTGTAGAGGACGCCTGGCCGGTCAGTTCCGGAGGTCGCTTCATCGACGGTGGCGAGCCGAGATTCCATCGTGGAAACGGTCTCACTCGCTCCGTCGCAGTTCCCGGTGAGGCGGCCCGTCGCGTGAGTTTGCTCCTTGATATCCGCGATACTCTCCGCGGCCTCATAGTGGTAAACGGTAAGTCCGGAGTCACGGAGCGTACCCACGGTCTCGTCTGAAATCGTATCAGGGGCGAGGACCAAGTCTGGTTCGAGGGAGACGACCTTCTCTTGGTCGACATAGCTCATCCCGGATCCGGACACGTCTGCTTTCTCGCTCGCGCCGTCAAGATAACTCGCAGATCCCGTCACCCCCACAACGCGGTCCGCAGCACCAATCTCCCAGACAATCTGCGCCGCACTCGGACTAAGCGTCACAATACGTTCCGGGGGCGTATCCATCGTGACGACCGTTCCTGTCGCATCGGTCTCCGAGACCGGATACTCACAGGTCGTCTCAATCGGGCTTGCCCCGCTAGATGTCGTCGTCGACGTCGTTGTCGTCGATGACGTACTGGTCGTCGTCGTTGACGTCGATGTCGTCGTTGACGTCGTTGTCGATGACGTGCTGGTCGTCGTCGTCGATGTCGTCGTCGTGGTCGTTGTCGTTGCAGTGTTCCCCGCCGCGGCAACGGGCCCAGCGGTAACCGCTTCCGGTCCACTTGCGCCTGTCGCTCCGACCGAACCAGTGATTCCCCCACTGAACACTGAGCCAATGACCACGAA from Halocalculus aciditolerans includes:
- a CDS encoding NAD(P)-dependent oxidoreductase; the protein is MDVLLLGASGRIGVRTASELTARDHSVTGVSRSGTIDGVDDEEVVPIAGDATSASDIAKLATAHDAVVSTLGPSGDENPDVLVEMMNAVIDGLRTASVDRLVWTGGAGGLNVAPETKLVDTDEFPEEWEPLARAAIDAYGVLEDADDLRWTYLAPAAVIEPGERTGDYRTNEGELVTDDDGDSYVSMEDFAIALADELETGDAIHTYTGVGY
- the artA gene encoding archaeosortase A, translating into MSLALTDRLAWVVIALFVGSVVLAGRREAVARYVSVAAWASFAVFWGLLIDHFAFVQASPIEGVLSALAVPGCLYAAYLAYNGRNGMATLQKAIAVMGIVYLPFLTVRYLHVVGVHAIVAHVDWILHTLGYDPEIITYNIPNDSFLMVTPEQRYVTTVLLACTGVGSMAVVTGLIAAVDAPLRRRAIAFGVAIPIIYALNVLRVAFIALSNGEQWFAGPFFQALIRPVFGVDQYMVSYIVADRIIAQSLSLVVLVAITLGLVRVLPELAGFLEDLLEVATGNEYDLQGLTETQTE
- a CDS encoding PGF-CTERM-anchored ABC transporter substrate-binding protein produces the protein MDTPPERIVTLSPSAAQIVWEIGAADRVVGVTGSASYLDGASEKADVSGSGMSYVDQEKVVSLEPDLVLAPDTISDETVGTLRDSGLTVYHYEAAESIADIKEQTHATGRLTGNCDGASETVSTMESRLATVDEATSGTDRPGVLYTFYGYTAGSETFIDNIITLAGGTNVAAEAGITGYKEISSEVIVQQNPEWIVRNSQNPSVPKTSAYNSTDAVKNGNVVVLDNNYLNQPAPRVVQPITTLAKALHPESWGDGTETDSTDGNEEDDHGNGNSGSSSHHSDQTTTTNLTVNATNQTVNATNQTVNVTNQSVGTVNFTANGTKQTPNETAVSLANESTTEEAETTSTSTETTRDTTTSDTTTSTTTPGFEVTAGLMALVLVMLIGRRQ